In Portunus trituberculatus isolate SZX2019 chromosome 44, ASM1759143v1, whole genome shotgun sequence, a single window of DNA contains:
- the LOC123518895 gene encoding trithorax group protein osa-like — protein MASGSHHCKDCGLYFESARSLEVHLQYHKENLMNMWMGSDERGREGGAPAPSPGQGGELTPLGVSSGDGGLVSSSVQSVNTGVSSSAFTAPSPMQYEYKMSPGLQSPQGGVVVPQGPPSGHGLSVGFPQQSPGGFYPDYGQQQHHQQQPQQFSGYQPGFLNGGFDDGFYGRGPATAPRFHPYMGRSPAPTPSPGNPPPDIKEEMSTTDTPEILDLDSQKVLGSSGVSQPPQPQSGPLPPMWRPHEQFPAPSGMAMGGLPPMQQPGFPPGHPPPPQHIPPLAGGNSFLSGGGGGIGGYHPQGLPTAPQAMTSPSSVFGAPPPSPRESAPPSEFASNVKRPKSFKCEDCNKWFTSHGHLKRHYNTTLHKNMTKLNGNSASRSTPDPTRPPILSPGAKSIGEASNISSQDEESNLSGTDALETPPPPPMQQPPPAYNPPPTSLSGYQPPGVPGPSQGLHPPPQFSQAPHFLGGEQPPTAPTLYHGHFSTNPAGFGAQPPVSMGGGPPFYPGSGNNFSGYQTQGGHQGPGFHSMSEYPGQSLDGFNNFKLDSESGSGGASRSPEPAGGDTGSEASMDSNESAGTTSSANTGEGTFRCQDCGKLFNRMCYLTQHRTTYHEGEKPFKCGTCGKRFPDEASFSDHQTKHAGDKPYKCEVCPKQFNHKTDLRRHMCLHTGEKPFTCEQCGKGFIRKDHMLKHFQTHRKKAMAASAAPSHPPQGPAISHAPPGFPGHHPAHRQSVPHGAMGHPGHGPPGHPGHPPHVVAPPVY, from the coding sequence ATGGCGAGTGGGTCGCACCACTGCAAGGACTGCGGCTTGTACTTCGAAAGCGCGCGGTCCCTCGAAGTGCACCTTCAGTATCACAAGGAGAACCTAATGAACATGTGGATGGGAAGTGACGAACGTGGGCGTGAGGGTGGTGCGCCGGCACCCTCCCCCGGTCAGGGCGGTGAGCTTACGCCCCTGGGAGTGAGCAGCGGTGATGGGGGGCTTGTGAGCAGTTCAGTGCAGAGTGTTAACACAGGCGTCAGCTCCAGCGCCTTCACCGCTCCCTCGCCGATGCAGTACGAGTACAAGATGTCCCCTGGGCTTCAGTCGCCTCAAGGGGGAGTGGTTGTGCCCCAGGGGCCCCCCTCTGGACATGGACTATCCGTGGGCTTCCCTCAGCAGTCCCCGGGTGGCTTCTACCCCGACTATGgtcaacagcagcaccaccaacaacagccGCAGCAGTTCTCGGGATACCAGCCTGGTTTCCTCAACGGGGGCTTTGATGACGGCTTCTATGGGCGCGGGCCGGCCACGGCGCCAAGGTTCCACCCGTACATGGGTCGATCCCCGGCGCCCACGCCCTCACCGGGCAATCCACCCCCCGacataaaggaggaaatgtCCACCACCGACACGCCCGAGATCCTCGACTTGGACTCACAGAAAGTGTTAGGCAGCAGCGGTGTGTCGCAGCCGCCCCAGCCTCAGTCAGGGCCGCTGCCGCCCATGTGGCGGCCCCACGAGCAGTTCCCCGCCCCGAGTGGAATGGCTATGGGTGGCCTCCCGCCCATGCAACAGCCTGGGTTCCCGCCAGGCCATCCGCCTCCTCCCCAACACATCCCACCGCTGGCCGGAGGAAACTCCTTCCTGTCCGGTGGTGGGGGCGGTATCGGGGGCTACCACCCACAGGGGCTTCCCACAGCCCCGCAGGCCATGACCAGCCCCAGCAGTGTGTTTGGGGCTCCGCCGCCCTCGCCGAGGGAATCCGCTCCGCCCTCTGAGTTTGCCTCTAATGTGAAAAGACCGAAAAGCTTCAAATGTGAGGACTGCAATAAGTGGTTTACGAGCCACGGACACTTGAAACGGCACTATAACACGACTCTTCATAAGAATATGACCAAACTGAACGGCAACAGCGCCTCCCGCTCCACCCCAGACCCCACCCGCCCACCAATTCTCTCTCCGGGTGCCAAGAGCATTGGCGAGGCCTCAAACATCTCCAGCCAGGACGAGGAGAGCAACCTGTCGGGCACGGACGCCCTGGAGACACCGCCGCCCCCTCCAATGCAGCAGCCCCCACCTGCTTACAATCCCCCGCCCACCTCCCTCTCGGGCTATCAGCCCCCTGGGGTCCCTGGGCCCTCCCAGGGGCTCCACCCTCCGCCACAGTTCAGTCAGGCGCCGCACTTTCTAGGGGGTGAGCAGCCCCCAACGGCACCGACGTTATACCACGGTCACTTCAGCACCAACCCGGCAGGGTTTGGCGCCCAGCCGCCTGTATCTATGGGAGGCGGTCCACCTTTTTATCCCGGCAGCGGGAACAACTTCAGTGGTTATCAGACGCAGGGGGGCCACCAGGGCCCGGGGTTTCATTCCATGAGTGAATACCCCGGGCAAAGCCTGGATGGATTCAACAATTTCAAGTTGGATAGTGAGAGCGGGTCAGGCGGAGCCTCGCGCTCCCCGGAGCCTGCGGGAGGCGACACCGGCTCGGAGGCTTCCATGGATTCCAACGAGTCTGCAGGCACCACCAGCAGCGCGAATACGGGTGAGGGCACCTTCAGGTGTCAAGACTGTGGCAAACTCTTCAACCGCATGTGTTACCTGACCCAGCACCGCACCACCTACCACGAAGGGGAGAAGCCCTTCAAGTGTGGCACCTGTGGTAAACGCTTCCCGGATGAAGCCTCCTTCAGCGACCACCAGACCAAGCACGCGGGCGACAAGCCGTACAAGTGCGAGGTGTGCCCCAAGCAGTTCAACCACAAGACGGACTTGCGGCGCCACATGTGCCTCCACACCGGGGAGAAGCCCTTCACCTGCGAGCAGTGCGGCAAGGGCTTCATTCGCAAGGACCACATGCTCAAGCACTTCCAGACACACCGTAAGAAGGCCATGGCCGCCTCCGCCGCGCCCTCCCATCCTCCACAGGGGCCGGCCATCAGTCATGCGCCGCCAGGTTTCCCGGGGCACCATCCGGCTCACCGCCAAAGTGTTCCTCACGGAGCCATGGGTCATCCGGGTCACGGCCCACCGGGGCACCCAGGCCACCCTCCCCATGTCGTGGCCCCGCCCGTTTACTGA